The sequence below is a genomic window from Coffea arabica cultivar ET-39 chromosome 8e, Coffea Arabica ET-39 HiFi, whole genome shotgun sequence.
CTGGATTGTGCTTTTCAATTCAGTTCATCATCTAGAAATggattatttttcatgttctccGTATCTCATTGAGCATCTTTGTTTGATCTAAAATTGTGTTCCTGAGTTTCAGATTGCAGAAATCATATCCCGCTTTGAACGCAAAGGTTTTAAACTCGTGGCAATCAAAATTGTGGTTCCTTCAAAGGACTTTGCACAAAAGCATTATCATGATCTCAAGGAAAGACCATTCTTTAATGGCCTCTGTGACTTTCTAAGCTCTGGTCCTGTCATTGCAATGGTAAGATGAACCAAACTCTGCCATGATCTGTTTGACTACTTATGCAACCGATAAAAACTTTTGAGCGCATTTTTGCTCGTTTAGGTTTGGGAAGGCGAAGGAGTAATAAAATATGGCCGGAAACTTATTGGTGCTACAGATCCACAGAAATCAGAACCTGGAACCATTAGAGGTGACTTAGCTGTTGTGGTTGGAAGGTAACATTCTATATGTCAAAgtggttttgtttttctaaaagCTGTTTGGTCTTTAGAATTACGTGCTTAGTATATTTGGACGTGTCGAATTTGTATTGGCTTTTATGCTTTCAGAAATATTATTCACGGAAGTGATGGCCCTGAAACTGCGAAGGATGAAATCAGCCTATGGTTCAAGCCCGATGAGTTGGTTAGCTACACGAGCAATGCAGAGAAATGGGTCTATGGAAGCAACTGagacaatttttttctttaatttaccGTTTCTTCTGCAACTTCGGTCCACGTCAAAGAGTGGATAAATACgaaaattatcaaaataatgTGCATGTGTTTGGGCGAGGAACAACACATTAGTTTGGAACAAACTCGCTGTGAAAATCATAGCAATAATTTGTTTCCTCAAATTAATTAGCACATGACTTAGTTCAATGCAATTTTACCTTGACAGTTCGTTTCTCTACCAGTTAATATGCCGTTATATGTTTAGTCTTTGAAGACTGTATGACTAACCGCTAATGCATCATGTCAAAGACAGAGTTCTCTCAATTATCAAATTCAGGATTCGAATTTTGGGTCTAGGtgaaaaaaatgtaaagagggatgaaacataaaaaataaataaaaataatcattgaAGAACAACAACCCGTCGAAACAAATACTAGCACTATAAACAGAATAGGGGGTTAGATTCATATAGAGGGTTGAAACAAATACTAGTACTATAAACAAAAGAGGGGTTAGATTCCTAATGGGGCTTATATTTGCTCCTGAGAATTCATATGTGTATCTTAAGTGATGACAAGAAGGGCACTTTAACTCGTAGAGGGGTTAGGCTTGCTCTTAAGAACTCATATGTGTATCTACAATAATCAAGCGGGAGCAGATGATTTGGTGTAAATAATCTGTTGtcattttttacaattttttttttatcctttaaCTAACTTTTCACCGTTAACCCACTTCAACTCAAGTACTGACATCATACGACAAATGAATTACATGTTTATCACTTAAACATAACCTCTGACAGATAATTggttgatttaattttttttgtttgatttttatgattttttgtatt
It includes:
- the LOC113703916 gene encoding nucleoside diphosphate kinase 3 isoform X1, giving the protein MRSEICRSAARAARTLLSASTRQSSRAFSGRAAAAAAAVSLRGRATSLAAHSRVDPGNASRSWISGLLALPAAAYMLTEQEAHAAELERTFIAIKPDGVQRGLIAEIISRFERKGFKLVAIKIVVPSKDFAQKHYHDLKERPFFNGLCDFLSSGPVIAMVWEGEGVIKYGRKLIGATDPQKSEPGTIRGDLAVVVGRNIIHGSDGPETAKDEISLWFKPDELVSYTSNAEKWVYGSN